A stretch of the Aneurinibacillus migulanus genome encodes the following:
- a CDS encoding class I SAM-dependent methyltransferase — protein MAGQVYNTKKLELNRVVFLGRTWEEYLLIFDLKEEQLIGKSVLDCPGGACSFTAIANQRGIRSVAADLAYYHSVEALKEKGLQDIEYIIPKIEQVKDNYRWDYFENIVELKNKRVTALSQCIKDMEETNKSRYFPVVLPVLPFEDGFFDITLSAHLLFMYADNIDYYFHIQTIDELLRVTKEEVRIFPITDMNGKRYDRIDEIKEWIVMRGWEAVESKSSYEFHKNVNTMLKIRKTSE, from the coding sequence ATGGCTGGACAAGTCTATAACACAAAAAAGTTAGAGCTTAATCGAGTGGTCTTTCTTGGAAGAACGTGGGAGGAATATTTATTAATTTTTGATTTGAAAGAGGAACAATTAATTGGAAAGAGCGTGCTTGATTGTCCTGGTGGGGCATGTTCATTTACTGCGATAGCAAATCAACGTGGCATTAGATCTGTCGCAGCTGATCTTGCATATTATCATTCAGTTGAGGCTCTTAAAGAAAAAGGATTGCAGGATATCGAATATATCATTCCAAAAATTGAACAAGTTAAAGATAATTACCGCTGGGACTACTTTGAAAACATAGTTGAATTGAAAAATAAAAGAGTAACGGCTTTGAGTCAGTGTATAAAAGATATGGAGGAGACGAATAAAAGTAGATATTTTCCGGTTGTATTACCAGTTTTACCTTTTGAAGATGGCTTTTTTGATATTACGCTGTCTGCTCACTTGTTATTTATGTACGCTGATAATATAGATTATTATTTTCATATTCAAACGATAGATGAACTACTTAGAGTAACAAAAGAAGAAGTACGCATTTTCCCTATAACGGATATGAATGGTAAAAGATACGATCGGATAGATGAGATTAAAGAATGGATAGTAATGAGGGGATGGGAAGCAGTTGAAAGTAAGAGTTCTTATGAGTTTCATAAAAACGTTAATACAATGCTAAAAATCAGGAAGACAAGCGAATGA
- a CDS encoding ATP-binding protein, with translation MNVIDGINQILLQVFLILFPILLYHLYWGENDLLEDKRKSRFAYGLLSTVSIVLCMIFTFPISNGYLLDLRTVPLLISFLYGGYRSGIFVTVVFLGYRYYLGGGGFFVPLIVCSFLVPCLIAITPRYQSCSTRYRVFLAAIIALGTSILIATVTYMKMAWSDIQIDKGFSLFFAGYTTIQTFTMWVTVYLIEGLKEKALIQHQLRQSDKLNVMSELVASVAHEIRNPLTVVRGFMQLFDENRKIPEEVKPYIGLVIKEIDRTQEIITDFLSFAKPKLEKVERFSVAEQIRYVTSLMSSYATLQNVHMKLFIADCPYIETDPDKFNQILINIMKNGIEAMPRGGELEVNLRETNGIAEICVNDQGVGMTEEEVKRLGTLFYSTKTKGTGIGLLVSYRLIEKMNGEVEVRSRKGNGTQFIIKLPMVTEK, from the coding sequence ATGAATGTAATTGATGGAATTAATCAGATTTTATTACAGGTTTTTTTAATTTTATTTCCGATTTTACTTTATCATTTATACTGGGGCGAAAATGATTTACTAGAAGATAAAAGAAAATCTAGATTTGCATATGGGTTATTGTCGACGGTATCTATTGTATTGTGTATGATTTTCACTTTTCCAATCTCTAATGGATATTTATTGGATTTAAGGACTGTTCCTTTACTTATATCATTTTTGTATGGAGGGTACAGGTCAGGAATTTTTGTTACGGTTGTTTTTTTAGGCTATCGTTATTACCTGGGTGGTGGGGGATTTTTTGTACCATTGATTGTTTGTTCTTTTCTGGTTCCATGTTTAATCGCGATCACACCCCGTTATCAAAGCTGTTCTACACGCTATAGGGTGTTTCTTGCAGCAATTATAGCCCTTGGTACATCCATTCTAATTGCTACTGTAACGTATATGAAAATGGCTTGGTCAGACATACAAATTGATAAGGGATTTTCACTTTTTTTTGCTGGGTATACTACTATTCAGACATTTACCATGTGGGTTACCGTTTATTTAATAGAAGGGTTAAAAGAAAAAGCATTAATCCAACATCAATTGCGTCAGTCAGATAAATTAAATGTAATGAGTGAACTGGTTGCATCTGTCGCCCATGAAATCAGAAATCCTTTAACTGTTGTAAGAGGCTTCATGCAATTGTTTGATGAAAACAGGAAAATTCCAGAGGAAGTTAAGCCTTACATAGGGCTAGTAATAAAAGAAATAGACAGAACACAGGAAATTATTACAGACTTTTTATCCTTTGCTAAGCCCAAATTGGAGAAAGTAGAAAGATTTTCAGTTGCTGAGCAAATCCGATATGTAACCAGCTTAATGTCTTCTTATGCCACACTACAAAATGTTCACATGAAATTATTTATTGCTGATTGCCCTTATATAGAAACAGACCCTGATAAATTTAACCAAATCCTCATTAATATTATGAAAAACGGTATTGAAGCTATGCCGAGAGGAGGAGAGTTAGAAGTGAATCTAAGGGAAACGAATGGAATAGCAGAAATTTGTGTGAACGATCAAGGTGTTGGGATGACAGAAGAAGAAGTAAAACGTCTTGGTACCCTTTTTTACTCAACAAAAACAAAAGGAACGGGTATAGGATTACTGGTTAGTTATCGACTCATTGAAAAAATGAACGGTGAAGTTGAGGTTAGAAGCAGGAAGGGAAACGGTACACAGTTTATCATTAAGCTACCAATGGTAACAGAAAAATAG
- a CDS encoding beta-propeller fold lactonase family protein: MKKFTSASFLMALIMSLFAATSFAAAVPDFQTLGFPKVVAEQTINAGEAAKITYEHVELKIPEGTFTNEVKFQVLEGNLEDFQAKAPKGETVLKTFAFKVTDLTTNERVGKFNKPVLFSYTSPDINSSSKYYNIKTDGTFALNNVLPEIHGKTLTHPNPGAPVGWAVTSSSSTVKKTVEEKGFDDNITNNSLAISPDEKLAVVSDSREKSIRVFDLVKGTLRKEIDGFITPRNTVFINDGSEFVVSDSTLGTLRFYDVNNLTLKDEIVVGPGAFGTAISPDKETLYVNNQAHSSVTIVDLERRKPTEVITGFAQPRQGIVISHDGRYVFVTNFKGDKVSVIDTETKSIVREITGFSMIRAISVAADGRTLYAANSGRDSISVVNISKGEITNEIKVGREPYGAALSPDGKLLFASSKLDNRIDVINTLDNRVIETIKGFTEPRQAIIFSHDGSRAYVLNRDLSLSRVDVKAGMITDTFRANK, from the coding sequence ATGAAAAAATTTACATCAGCAAGTTTTTTGATGGCACTAATCATGTCACTGTTCGCCGCGACTTCTTTCGCCGCTGCCGTTCCAGACTTTCAAACGCTTGGATTTCCAAAGGTAGTTGCTGAGCAGACGATCAATGCCGGGGAAGCTGCTAAAATTACATACGAGCATGTGGAGCTCAAGATTCCGGAAGGTACATTTACAAATGAAGTAAAATTCCAAGTGTTAGAAGGGAATCTGGAGGATTTTCAGGCAAAAGCACCTAAAGGCGAAACAGTACTAAAAACTTTCGCCTTTAAAGTTACCGATTTGACAACCAATGAACGAGTTGGAAAATTTAATAAGCCTGTTCTGTTTAGTTATACATCACCTGATATTAACTCCAGCAGTAAATATTACAATATAAAAACAGACGGCACATTTGCTTTAAACAATGTTCTTCCTGAAATTCATGGCAAAACCTTGACTCATCCAAATCCAGGGGCTCCAGTAGGTTGGGCGGTCACTTCATCGTCATCCACCGTTAAAAAAACCGTTGAAGAAAAAGGCTTTGACGACAATATTACCAACAACTCCCTTGCTATAAGCCCTGATGAAAAGCTTGCAGTTGTCTCAGATAGCCGTGAAAAATCAATCCGCGTCTTTGACCTCGTCAAAGGCACTTTACGCAAAGAAATCGATGGCTTCATCACGCCGAGAAACACCGTGTTCATTAATGATGGCTCTGAGTTTGTTGTTTCAGACAGCACGCTAGGCACTCTACGTTTCTATGATGTGAACAATCTGACCTTAAAGGATGAAATCGTGGTCGGTCCAGGTGCATTCGGAACTGCTATCAGCCCTGATAAGGAAACGCTGTACGTCAACAATCAAGCACACAGTTCGGTGACAATCGTCGATCTTGAGAGACGTAAGCCGACTGAGGTTATTACCGGATTCGCTCAACCACGTCAGGGAATCGTCATATCTCATGATGGACGCTATGTATTCGTTACGAATTTCAAGGGAGATAAAGTATCAGTTATCGATACCGAAACAAAAAGTATTGTGCGTGAGATTACCGGATTTTCTATGATTCGTGCTATCTCCGTAGCAGCCGATGGTCGTACTTTATATGCTGCAAACAGTGGTCGCGACAGCATTTCTGTAGTGAATATCTCTAAAGGTGAAATCACTAATGAGATAAAAGTAGGACGAGAACCCTATGGTGCAGCCCTATCTCCTGATGGCAAACTACTTTTCGCTAGTAGCAAGCTGGACAATCGTATTGATGTAATTAATACTCTCGATAACCGCGTGATTGAAACTATTAAGGGCTTTACAGAGCCTAGGCAAGCGATCATCTTTAGCCACGATGGAAGTCGTGCCTATGTCCTTAATCGCGATCTCTCGCTATCGCGCGTAGATGTAAAGGCCGGTATGATTACCGATACCTTCCGTGCAAATAAATAA